The Macrococcoides canis genome has a window encoding:
- a CDS encoding sugar-binding transcriptional regulator — protein sequence MEDKMKQCIKIAKMYYEENLGQKEIADELDISRPTVSRQLNYAREMGIVEITIHDPYEKSDELAHLIQEKYGLKEVIIKDVTNDRDETVLKAISECAAEYLSRTVKNNDIVGVSWGKTMFRVAELMKPLNLQGVETIQLKGGISYSDVVTNSHETLSLFARSFNSIPRDLPVPVIFDNKEVKKLVSADRHIKSILKMAPQCNIAIYTTGTVRDEALLFKLGFFSKDEVKRLKTSAVGDICSRFYAKDGNTADRWVDDRTMGVTLDTLRKIPTSILVAGGNHKVEAIRGALNGKIPNVLITDSITARKLL from the coding sequence ATGGAAGATAAGATGAAGCAATGTATTAAGATTGCAAAGATGTACTATGAGGAGAACCTTGGTCAAAAAGAAATAGCGGATGAGCTGGATATATCAAGGCCTACTGTATCAAGACAGTTAAACTATGCGAGAGAGATGGGAATAGTTGAAATAACTATTCATGATCCATACGAGAAAAGCGATGAATTAGCACATTTAATTCAGGAGAAATACGGTTTGAAAGAGGTCATCATTAAAGATGTAACAAACGATCGTGATGAAACAGTGTTAAAGGCAATTTCTGAATGTGCAGCAGAATATTTATCTCGAACTGTAAAGAACAATGATATCGTAGGTGTCAGCTGGGGTAAGACGATGTTTCGTGTTGCTGAACTTATGAAACCGTTAAATTTACAAGGTGTAGAAACGATTCAGCTTAAAGGTGGAATCTCTTATTCTGATGTGGTGACCAATTCACACGAAACATTGTCATTATTTGCCCGTAGCTTTAATTCCATTCCGAGAGATTTACCGGTTCCAGTAATATTTGATAATAAGGAAGTAAAGAAGCTTGTGAGTGCAGATCGTCATATTAAAAGTATATTGAAGATGGCACCGCAATGTAACATTGCTATTTATACGACAGGAACAGTTAGAGATGAGGCGCTACTTTTTAAACTCGGGTTTTTCTCCAAAGATGAAGTAAAGCGATTGAAAACGAGTGCTGTAGGTGATATTTGTTCAAGATTCTATGCGAAAGATGGTAATACGGCAGACAGATGGGTAGATGATCGTACGATGGGTGTTACACTCGACACATTACGTAAAATACCGACGAGTATACTTGTTGCTGGAGGAAACCATAAGGTTGAAGCAATACGTGGTGCATTAAATGGAAAGATTCCTAATGTGCTCATTACAGATAGTATTACAGCGAGAAAATTACTTTGA
- a CDS encoding LCP family glycopolymer transferase: protein MEKRKKKRFGCLSIFLIVFVLMLLVAAWIVGGSYFKVKQTAEQIQHKIEGRDKSELRGDKVDIGNKDAISVALFGVDSNQQRLATGDAGRSDSIILMSINPKTNQSQMVSIPRDTYSEMVGKGTNEKIAHAYAYGGAKMAVASVEKFMNVPIDYYATINMDGMHEMVDKVGGIDVVSNSTFSYGGINFVKGQEIHLDGDGAMAFIRSRKQEGAGGDFGRQERQQLVIQALATKVLSVDSVTKLDSLLKSVEGNVVTDLSFDELKGLATGYNGAVRNVKKVQLQGDGAILEDGLWYFLPNESLKADVREQYMKNLGL from the coding sequence ATGGAAAAGAGAAAAAAGAAAAGATTCGGCTGTCTTTCAATATTTTTAATTGTATTTGTACTTATGTTATTGGTCGCTGCATGGATTGTAGGCGGTTCGTATTTTAAAGTGAAACAAACAGCAGAGCAAATTCAGCATAAGATCGAAGGAAGAGATAAATCAGAACTGCGTGGTGACAAAGTTGATATCGGTAATAAAGATGCAATCAGTGTTGCATTATTCGGTGTTGACTCTAATCAGCAAAGACTTGCGACTGGAGATGCTGGACGTAGTGATTCGATTATCCTGATGAGTATTAATCCAAAGACGAACCAATCTCAAATGGTAAGTATCCCTCGTGATACATACAGTGAGATGGTAGGTAAAGGGACGAACGAGAAAATCGCACATGCGTATGCATACGGTGGGGCTAAGATGGCGGTAGCATCTGTAGAGAAATTTATGAATGTTCCTATCGATTATTATGCAACGATTAATATGGATGGCATGCACGAAATGGTAGATAAGGTCGGTGGTATCGATGTTGTCAGCAATTCGACTTTCAGCTACGGTGGAATCAATTTTGTAAAAGGACAGGAAATTCACCTGGATGGCGACGGTGCTATGGCGTTTATCAGAAGTCGTAAACAAGAAGGTGCTGGGGGCGATTTTGGTCGTCAAGAAAGACAGCAGCTTGTGATTCAGGCATTAGCTACGAAAGTTTTAAGTGTAGACTCTGTAACGAAATTAGATTCTTTACTGAAGAGTGTTGAAGGCAATGTTGTTACGGATTTATCATTTGATGAGTTGAAAGGTTTAGCAACTGGATATAATGGCGCAGTACGCAATGTGAAGAAAGTTCAGCTTCAAGGCGACGGAGCGATATTAGAAGATGGTCTTTGGTACTTTCTTCCTAATGAAAGTCTAAAAGCTGATGTTCGTGAACAATACATGAAGAATCTAGGATTATAA
- a CDS encoding GNAT family N-acetyltransferase, producing the protein MKIKFATNSDIQAILDVQQAALQEISNEDMLVTLSEEEITQNVNDGMLCICQVDGRTAAFRSMHIPGEDYLGKYIALDPADRDKLIYSDITIVHPDYRGRGLQKVLGEWLFQAIDNKYKIIMATVHPDNIASIKDKFHHGMKIVAIDNVYGEKVRYVFVLFRDKDCKYEEEVAVEMTDDKEIRRLLRAGYKGVALRNNLLIFTK; encoded by the coding sequence ATGAAAATTAAATTCGCAACTAATTCTGATATTCAAGCGATACTTGATGTTCAGCAAGCTGCTCTACAAGAAATTAGCAATGAAGATATGCTTGTAACCTTATCTGAAGAAGAGATTACTCAAAATGTGAACGATGGTATGTTATGTATTTGTCAGGTGGATGGCAGAACTGCAGCATTTCGTTCCATGCATATACCGGGAGAAGATTATTTAGGAAAATATATAGCGCTTGATCCAGCTGATAGAGACAAGCTCATCTATTCTGATATTACAATTGTACATCCAGATTATCGTGGTAGAGGGTTACAGAAAGTATTAGGAGAGTGGCTATTCCAGGCAATCGATAATAAATACAAGATAATAATGGCGACTGTACATCCGGATAATATCGCGAGCATTAAAGACAAGTTTCATCATGGAATGAAGATCGTAGCGATTGATAATGTATATGGTGAAAAAGTTCGTTATGTCTTTGTGCTGTTCCGTGATAAGGATTGTAAATATGAAGAGGAAGTAGCTGTTGAGATGACTGATGATAAAGAAATCAGACGATTACTGAGAGCGGGTTATAAAGGGGTCGCGCTAAGAAATAATTTACTTATTTTTACTAAATAA
- the deoB gene encoding phosphopentomutase, with protein sequence MTFKRVHLIVMDSVGIGEAPDAEQFGDAGSHTLKHTLEGFDGKLPNLEMLGLGNIAELPVVNKVDKPKAYYTKLSEASVGKDTMTGHWEIMGLNIDQPFKVYPDGFPEELVTAIEEMTGRKVVANKPASGTAIIDEWGEHQMKTGDLIVYTSADPVLQIAAHEEIIPLEELYEICEKVREYTKDPKYLIGRIIARPYVGEPGNFTRTSNRHDYALKPFGRTVMNELQDAGRDVIAIGKINDIYDGEGVTKSIRTKDNMDGMDKLLEVVKSDFDGISFLNLVDFDALYGHRRDKEGYMNAIKAFDDRLGELLEALREDDLLIITADHGNDPTMPGTDHTREYVPLLMYSKQFDGGAALESHTTFASIGATIADNFGVKLPEFGESYLKELE encoded by the coding sequence ATGACATTTAAAAGAGTACATCTAATCGTAATGGATTCGGTAGGGATTGGTGAAGCACCAGATGCAGAGCAATTTGGTGATGCTGGCAGTCATACGTTAAAACATACGCTAGAAGGATTTGATGGAAAATTACCGAACTTAGAAATGTTAGGTTTAGGAAATATTGCAGAACTTCCTGTCGTAAACAAAGTAGATAAGCCAAAAGCATATTACACGAAATTATCTGAAGCATCCGTAGGAAAAGATACGATGACAGGACATTGGGAGATTATGGGGTTGAATATTGATCAGCCATTCAAAGTTTATCCAGATGGATTCCCTGAAGAACTCGTAACAGCAATTGAAGAAATGACAGGACGTAAAGTTGTAGCGAATAAACCAGCATCAGGAACAGCAATCATTGATGAGTGGGGCGAACATCAGATGAAGACAGGTGACTTAATCGTTTATACTTCAGCTGACCCAGTACTACAAATTGCTGCACATGAGGAGATTATCCCGTTAGAAGAATTATATGAGATTTGTGAGAAAGTCCGTGAATATACGAAAGACCCGAAATACTTGATCGGTCGCATTATTGCACGACCATATGTCGGTGAGCCGGGAAATTTCACGAGAACATCAAATCGCCATGATTATGCGTTAAAACCATTTGGGCGTACAGTTATGAATGAACTTCAGGATGCAGGACGTGACGTCATTGCAATTGGTAAGATTAATGATATCTATGATGGTGAAGGTGTAACTAAGTCGATTCGTACGAAAGATAATATGGATGGGATGGATAAGTTATTAGAAGTCGTGAAATCTGACTTTGATGGAATCAGTTTCTTAAACTTAGTGGACTTTGATGCATTATATGGACATCGTCGTGATAAAGAAGGATATATGAATGCGATTAAAGCATTTGATGATAGATTGGGTGAATTGTTAGAAGCATTGAGAGAAGATGATCTTCTCATTATTACAGCAGACCACGGAAATGACCCGACGATGCCAGGAACAGATCATACGAGAGAATACGTACCGCTACTTATGTACAGTAAACAATTTGATGGCGGAGCAGCATTAGAATCACATACGACATTCGCATCAATCGGTGCAACAATTGCTGATAATTTCGGGGTTAAGTTGCCGGAGTTTGGTGAGAGTTATTTGAAAGAATTGGAATAA
- a CDS encoding pyrimidine-nucleoside phosphorylase: MRMVDIIAKKRDGHALSKEEIDFFIKGYTNGEIPDYQASSLAMAIFFQDMNDEERANLTMAMVESGDQIDLSAIEGVKVDKHSTGGVGDTTTLVLGPLVAALDIPVAKMSGRGLGHTGGTIDKLEAVDGFHVEISEEEFVKLVNEDKLAVIGQTGNLTPADKKLYALRDVTGTVNSIPLIASSIMSKKIAAGADAIVLDVKTGAGAFMKTDEDAEVLATAMVKIGNNVGRNTMAIISDMSQPLGYAIGNALEVKEAIETLRGEGPEDLTELVLTLGSQMVVLAGKAETLEDARTQLEEVIDNGKALEKFKTFLENQGGDPSVVDDVTKLPQAQFEIEVPAKQSGVISKIVADEIGIASMLLGAGRATKEDVIDLAVGLMLRKKVGDKVEKGESLVTIYANRDNVEDVMNKIYDNIEISDHAEAPVLIHKVITE, from the coding sequence ATGAGAATGGTAGATATTATTGCGAAGAAAAGAGACGGACATGCACTCTCAAAAGAAGAGATTGATTTTTTCATTAAAGGTTATACAAATGGTGAAATTCCTGATTATCAGGCGTCAAGTTTAGCGATGGCTATCTTCTTCCAGGACATGAACGACGAAGAACGAGCAAACTTGACGATGGCAATGGTGGAAAGTGGTGATCAGATTGACTTATCAGCAATTGAAGGGGTTAAAGTGGATAAGCATTCCACAGGTGGTGTAGGTGATACAACGACTTTAGTGCTTGGACCGTTAGTTGCTGCACTTGATATTCCGGTTGCTAAGATGAGTGGACGTGGTCTCGGTCATACGGGTGGTACAATTGATAAGCTAGAAGCAGTAGATGGCTTCCACGTAGAAATTTCTGAAGAGGAATTCGTAAAGCTTGTTAACGAAGATAAACTTGCTGTTATCGGTCAAACCGGCAATTTAACACCAGCTGATAAGAAGCTATACGCACTGCGTGATGTTACAGGTACAGTGAATAGTATCCCGCTAATTGCATCAAGTATTATGAGTAAGAAAATTGCAGCAGGAGCTGATGCAATTGTACTGGATGTTAAGACGGGGGCTGGTGCATTCATGAAGACGGATGAAGATGCTGAAGTGTTAGCCACAGCGATGGTTAAAATCGGTAATAACGTTGGACGTAATACGATGGCGATTATCTCTGATATGAGTCAACCGTTAGGATACGCAATTGGTAATGCGCTTGAAGTAAAAGAAGCGATTGAAACGTTACGTGGTGAAGGCCCTGAAGACTTAACGGAACTTGTATTAACGTTAGGCAGCCAGATGGTTGTGCTAGCTGGTAAAGCTGAGACGTTAGAAGATGCACGCACACAGTTAGAGGAAGTCATCGATAACGGTAAAGCATTAGAGAAGTTTAAAACATTCCTTGAAAATCAAGGCGGAGATCCATCTGTAGTTGACGATGTAACGAAATTACCACAAGCACAATTTGAAATTGAAGTGCCAGCAAAACAAAGTGGTGTCATCAGTAAGATAGTTGCTGATGAAATCGGCATTGCTTCTATGCTGCTTGGAGCGGGCCGTGCAACAAAAGAAGATGTAATCGATCTTGCGGTAGGGTTGATGTTACGTAAAAAAGTTGGAGACAAAGTTGAAAAAGGCGAATCACTTGTAACGATATATGCAAACCGTGATAATGTAGAGGATGTAATGAACAAAATCTATGACAATATTGAAATCTCTGACCATGCAGAAGCACCAGTGTTAATTCATAAAGTCATAACTGAATAG
- the deoC gene encoding deoxyribose-phosphate aldolase: protein MNLAKYIDHTALKPETTKAQIEQLAQEAREYGFMSVCVNPTHVQYAKSLLEGTDVLVCTVIGFPLGANTPAVKAFETKDAIDNGAGEVDMVINIGALKDKNYDLVAEDIKAVVEAAGDVTTKVIIETALLTDEEKVKACEIAKTQGADFVKTSTGFSTGGATKEDIALMRKAVGPDMGVKASGGVRSYEDVMAMIDAGATRIGASAGVQILKGEEAKGDY, encoded by the coding sequence ATGAACTTAGCAAAGTATATTGATCATACAGCATTAAAGCCTGAAACTACGAAAGCGCAAATTGAACAATTAGCACAAGAAGCACGCGAGTATGGATTTATGAGTGTATGTGTCAATCCTACGCACGTACAGTATGCGAAATCTTTATTAGAAGGAACTGATGTACTTGTGTGTACAGTTATCGGTTTCCCTTTAGGTGCAAATACACCTGCAGTTAAAGCTTTCGAAACGAAAGATGCAATTGACAATGGAGCAGGTGAAGTTGATATGGTCATCAACATTGGCGCACTGAAAGATAAAAATTATGACTTAGTAGCGGAAGATATTAAAGCAGTTGTAGAGGCTGCTGGAGATGTAACGACGAAAGTAATTATCGAAACAGCGCTATTAACAGATGAAGAGAAAGTGAAAGCGTGTGAAATTGCGAAAACACAAGGTGCAGATTTCGTTAAGACATCAACAGGTTTTTCAACTGGTGGTGCTACAAAAGAAGATATCGCATTAATGCGTAAAGCAGTAGGTCCAGATATGGGTGTTAAAGCTTCAGGTGGCGTACGTTCTTACGAAGACGTTATGGCGATGATTGATGCGGGTGCCACACGTATCGGTGCGAGTGCAGGTGTACAAATATTAAAAGGTGAAGAAGCTAAAGGGGATTATTAA
- the nhaC gene encoding Na+/H+ antiporter NhaC has protein sequence MAKEKKVVERKDINVFWALVPLLVMIVCMLFWVVKLEQAPHIPLMIGTAVAAIVAHRHGFTWEQIEEMMYRGIKMALPAIVIIILVGLVIGAWIGGGVVATMIYYGLKMISPSMFLVTICVICGIVALAIGSSWSTMATVGVAGMGIGLSMDIPAGMIAGAVISGSYFGDKMSPLSDTTNLASGLTGTDLFVHIKHMFYTTVPGVIIALVAYFFIGRQFSGGHLDTSKIDSITKAMEAQFTISPWLLLVPVAVIVLVAMKVPAVPALVVGILLGSGCQLFIQGDSLKTIADTLQAGYVMESKNELVQELFNKGGLESMFFTISMTIVAMTFGGILEFSGMLQALISKILLVAKSTGSLIAATIVSCFTVNATCSEQYISIVVPSRMYLKAFIDKGLHPKNLSRCLEDSGTLTSVFVPWNTCGVFILATLGVGVGEYAPYAILNFVVPIISIIYGYTGFKIVKINKEEQQEFLRQQVQPAEL, from the coding sequence ATGGCGAAAGAAAAAAAGGTAGTTGAAAGAAAAGATATTAATGTTTTCTGGGCGTTAGTGCCTTTACTTGTTATGATTGTCTGTATGTTATTCTGGGTAGTAAAATTGGAACAAGCTCCGCATATTCCACTGATGATTGGTACAGCTGTAGCGGCCATAGTAGCACATCGTCATGGTTTTACGTGGGAACAGATTGAAGAAATGATGTATCGTGGAATTAAAATGGCATTACCAGCGATTGTGATCATCATTCTTGTAGGTCTTGTAATCGGAGCATGGATAGGTGGCGGTGTCGTAGCCACGATGATTTATTATGGCTTAAAGATGATATCACCTTCGATGTTTCTTGTTACTATCTGTGTGATTTGTGGTATCGTGGCACTTGCAATTGGCTCAAGCTGGTCAACAATGGCTACTGTCGGTGTTGCTGGAATGGGTATTGGGTTAAGTATGGATATTCCTGCCGGTATGATTGCAGGAGCAGTTATTTCAGGCAGTTATTTTGGGGATAAGATGAGTCCTTTATCAGATACGACAAACCTTGCATCTGGTCTTACAGGTACGGATTTATTTGTTCATATTAAACATATGTTTTATACAACTGTGCCAGGTGTAATTATTGCATTAGTTGCATATTTCTTTATTGGACGTCAATTTAGTGGGGGGCATTTAGATACTTCGAAGATTGATTCTATTACAAAAGCAATGGAAGCACAGTTTACGATTTCACCTTGGTTATTGTTAGTTCCTGTCGCTGTTATTGTGCTCGTTGCAATGAAAGTGCCGGCTGTTCCTGCTTTAGTTGTCGGTATTTTATTAGGATCAGGATGTCAGTTATTCATTCAGGGTGATTCATTAAAGACAATCGCTGACACATTACAAGCTGGATATGTTATGGAATCAAAGAATGAACTTGTACAAGAATTATTCAACAAAGGCGGATTAGAGTCGATGTTCTTTACGATTTCGATGACGATCGTTGCCATGACGTTCGGTGGGATTCTAGAGTTTAGTGGTATGTTGCAAGCTTTAATTTCAAAGATTTTACTTGTAGCGAAATCAACAGGAAGTTTAATAGCTGCAACAATCGTAAGTTGTTTCACTGTAAATGCAACATGCTCAGAGCAGTATATTAGTATTGTAGTTCCAAGCCGTATGTATTTAAAAGCATTTATTGATAAAGGATTACATCCGAAAAACTTATCGCGTTGTCTTGAAGATAGCGGGACGTTGACAAGTGTATTCGTTCCGTGGAATACATGTGGTGTATTTATTCTGGCTACTTTAGGTGTAGGCGTTGGTGAATACGCGCCGTATGCGATATTAAACTTTGTTGTACCTATTATCTCGATTATTTACGGTTATACTGGATTTAAGATTGTTAAAATTAATAAAGAAGAACAGCAGGAATTTTTACGTCAACAAGTACAACCTGCAGAACTATAA
- a CDS encoding universal stress protein, with protein MKYNTILIPLDGSKVSEYAFEKGIGVAVRNDAKLVLTHIVDIRTYANVDAQGGSLAEKADIYAQELLEGYKAIALERGVKDIEIIVAHGAAKNIIPKQIAVDHNVDLIMCGSSGYNALERFVMGSVSEAIVRYAKCDVLVVRTEQVPEEYELNDYTKNFREKLS; from the coding sequence ATGAAATATAATACAATATTAATCCCGCTAGATGGTTCTAAAGTTAGTGAATATGCATTTGAAAAGGGGATTGGCGTTGCTGTAAGAAATGATGCAAAGCTTGTGCTCACACATATTGTTGATATTAGAACTTACGCTAATGTTGATGCTCAAGGGGGCTCACTTGCTGAGAAAGCTGATATTTATGCACAAGAATTGCTGGAAGGTTACAAAGCAATTGCATTAGAGCGAGGAGTTAAGGATATTGAGATCATTGTGGCACATGGTGCAGCTAAAAATATTATTCCGAAACAAATTGCAGTCGATCACAATGTTGATTTAATTATGTGCGGCTCAAGCGGCTATAATGCATTGGAACGTTTCGTCATGGGTAGTGTCTCTGAGGCAATTGTGAGATATGCGAAATGTGATGTACTCGTTGTAAGAACAGAGCAAGTGCCTGAAGAATATGAACTCAATGATTATACAAAGAACTTTAGAGAGAAATTATCATAA
- a CDS encoding DUF3169 family protein — MLKKYILPIVIAVIIFFILFTIDFWKVPLMDILTSTPFIILLCICALIAALLAYIFSKLAYKVDNDPSLEHYEQDRASFKKFSEMNIFLIISFYFALGSIMLISLNDAPFYLGIISIVTLIIAIVMRYYGYSMINKLYPERDLPENFESDFDDKLIDSLNKEEMITIFTGLYNAFKLTNIVLPAAMLLITIYGYATGIPQHFALSVIAGCAIAINIMYQVTVRKLI, encoded by the coding sequence ATGCTTAAAAAATACATATTACCGATTGTTATAGCAGTTATTATCTTTTTTATCCTTTTCACAATTGATTTTTGGAAAGTACCATTAATGGATATACTTACTTCTACCCCATTTATCATACTTTTATGCATTTGTGCGTTAATTGCTGCTTTGTTAGCTTATATCTTCAGCAAACTTGCCTATAAAGTTGATAATGATCCATCACTCGAACACTATGAGCAGGATCGCGCAAGTTTCAAGAAATTTTCAGAAATGAATATCTTTCTAATTATTTCTTTTTATTTTGCGCTTGGCTCAATCATGTTAATCAGTTTAAACGATGCTCCTTTCTATTTAGGGATCATTAGTATTGTGACACTCATTATTGCAATTGTAATGCGCTATTATGGATACAGCATGATTAACAAACTTTATCCAGAACGCGATCTTCCAGAAAACTTCGAATCAGACTTTGATGATAAACTCATCGACTCATTAAATAAAGAAGAAATGATCACAATATTTACCGGACTTTATAATGCGTTTAAGTTAACAAATATCGTCTTACCTGCAGCAATGCTGTTAATCACAATTTATGGTTATGCCACAGGTATTCCTCAACATTTCGCATTAAGTGTTATTGCAGGATGTGCAATTGCAATTAATATTATGTATCAAGTAACAGTAAGAAAGCTGATATAA
- a CDS encoding MarR family winged helix-turn-helix transcriptional regulator, which produces MIKIEQSIFKTASQIESFLNPEFLEKFGITFTEFLILYKVYKDSDSSVADIQDDIQYKMDSASKKTKKLRDLGLVVKERRKDDERKVCVKITDDGREIVNRVMEYQQRIYNSAEDAFTKEDGETLFLLLQKYRKAFHQYRDTIN; this is translated from the coding sequence ATGATAAAAATAGAACAGTCAATATTCAAAACAGCAAGCCAAATCGAAAGTTTTTTAAATCCTGAATTTTTAGAGAAATTTGGAATTACGTTTACTGAATTTCTGATTTTATACAAAGTCTATAAAGATAGTGATAGTTCAGTAGCAGACATACAAGACGATATTCAATACAAGATGGATTCTGCAAGCAAAAAAACGAAAAAGCTTAGGGATCTCGGTCTTGTTGTTAAAGAAAGGCGCAAAGACGATGAGCGTAAAGTATGCGTTAAAATTACAGACGATGGCCGCGAAATTGTTAACCGCGTTATGGAATATCAACAACGCATTTATAATAGTGCAGAAGATGCTTTCACTAAAGAAGATGGCGAAACACTTTTTCTCCTTCTCCAAAAATACAGAAAAGCTTTCCATCAATATAGAGATACGATTAATTAA
- a CDS encoding Dps family protein, with protein sequence MAKKSNDNKVVSALNQQVANWTVLYTKIHNYHWYVKGPHFFSLHVKFEEFYNEASTYIDELAERILAIQGHPIATLKESLELSVVKEAKKNLTAEDMVKDLSKDFDKVIKQLEEGKAAAEEAEDEMTADMFLGMITNLEKHNWMLKSFLK encoded by the coding sequence ATGGCAAAAAAATCAAATGATAACAAAGTTGTATCAGCATTAAACCAGCAAGTAGCAAACTGGACGGTATTATACACTAAAATTCATAATTACCACTGGTATGTTAAAGGGCCTCACTTCTTTAGCCTGCATGTGAAGTTTGAAGAATTTTATAATGAAGCGAGCACATATATCGATGAACTAGCTGAACGTATTCTAGCAATTCAAGGACATCCAATTGCAACATTGAAAGAATCACTTGAATTATCAGTTGTTAAAGAAGCTAAGAAGAATTTAACTGCTGAAGATATGGTTAAAGATTTATCTAAAGACTTTGATAAAGTGATTAAACAATTAGAAGAAGGTAAAGCAGCAGCCGAAGAAGCGGAAGATGAAATGACAGCAGATATGTTCTTAGGTATGATTACTAACCTTGAGAAACATAACTGGATGCTTAAATCATTCTTGAAATAA
- a CDS encoding MFS transporter encodes MNQKASKVRWMFALMFFLIGVIAYMDRANISYIAQPMMEDLNMNKTQFGMLASVFAAGYALMQVPAGIMAEKFGPKKMLTFALVWWSAFTILTGIVRNHGLLYTMRFLFGVGEGPMYPSNAVFNTYWFAKSEKGRASSALLAGSYFGPVIAPFVTIAIYQAFGWEAVFFIFGAIGIVIAALWVIIAKDLPEHHKMVNEAEKAYIMENRDVVQTTKKSAPWGLFFKRFSFFAIAGQYFVVQFVITLFLIWLPTYLQEEYHVVLKDMKFLAAAPWLIMFILIMAGGSISDAIIARGHSRFKARALIAIFGFIVFSISLFLSVQTDDMIMNLIYLSLCLGGVGLSMGMSWASATDLGRNFSGTVSGWMNLWGNVGAFLSPMLGGYLVQHYGWDTTFYLMIIPAVVAILLWFFVKPDQPLITEEK; translated from the coding sequence ATGAATCAAAAAGCGAGTAAAGTAAGGTGGATGTTCGCATTAATGTTCTTCCTTATCGGGGTTATTGCATATATGGATAGAGCAAATATTTCTTATATTGCACAACCGATGATGGAAGACCTGAATATGAATAAGACACAGTTTGGGATGTTAGCTTCAGTATTTGCAGCAGGGTATGCATTAATGCAAGTGCCAGCAGGAATTATGGCTGAGAAATTCGGACCTAAGAAGATGTTAACATTTGCACTTGTTTGGTGGAGTGCGTTTACTATTCTTACTGGGATTGTCAGAAATCATGGATTATTATACACAATGCGTTTCTTATTTGGTGTTGGTGAAGGACCGATGTATCCTTCCAATGCAGTATTTAACACATACTGGTTCGCCAAAAGTGAAAAAGGCCGTGCATCAAGTGCATTGTTAGCTGGATCATATTTCGGTCCGGTCATCGCACCGTTTGTAACGATTGCTATTTATCAAGCCTTTGGGTGGGAAGCGGTATTCTTTATCTTTGGTGCAATTGGTATCGTTATTGCGGCATTATGGGTAATTATTGCTAAAGACTTACCAGAACATCACAAGATGGTAAATGAAGCTGAGAAAGCTTACATTATGGAAAATCGTGATGTCGTACAAACGACTAAGAAATCAGCACCTTGGGGTTTATTTTTCAAACGTTTTAGCTTCTTTGCGATTGCTGGACAATACTTTGTCGTTCAGTTCGTAATTACGTTATTCTTAATCTGGCTACCAACTTATCTGCAGGAAGAATATCATGTCGTATTAAAGGATATGAAATTTTTAGCAGCTGCACCGTGGCTCATTATGTTTATTTTGATTATGGCTGGAGGATCGATTTCTGATGCTATTATTGCAAGAGGACATTCAAGATTTAAAGCTCGTGCATTAATCGCCATCTTTGGCTTTATTGTCTTCTCGATTTCATTATTCTTATCCGTGCAAACAGATGATATGATCATGAATTTAATCTACTTATCATTATGTCTCGGAGGTGTAGGTTTATCTATGGGTATGAGCTGGGCGTCAGCTACAGATCTTGGACGTAACTTCTCTGGAACAGTTTCAGGATGGATGAACCTTTGGGGTAACGTTGGAGCATTCTTAAGTCCGATGCTTGGTGGGTATCTCGTACAGCACTATGGTTGGGATACAACATTCTATTTGATGATTATTCCAGCAGTCGTAGCAATTTTACTATGGTTCTTTGTTAAGCCTGACCAGCCATTAATAACAGAAGAAAAATAA